The Erwinia sorbitola nucleotide sequence CTGCAATCGCAATATGCGTCATCGCCGAATCAGCTGCGGCACCGTGCCAGTGTTTTACCTCAGGGCGGATCCAGACGATATCGCCGGTAGCAATAGCCTGCGCTTCCTGGCCCCACTCCTGTACCCAGCCCTGGCCTGCGGTAACAATCAGCGTCTGCCCGAGTGGATGAGTGTGCCAGGCAGTACGTGCTCCGGCTGAAAATGAGACGGTGGCACCCCCAACGCGAGCCGGTTCAGTGGTGCTGAAAGGGGCATTGATCTCAACCGTGCCGGTAAAGTAGTCCGCCGGACCCGCTGACGCAGGTTTGCTACCCTGTTTAATAATCTCGATCATCACTATGTCCCTCTGCGTTTTCGCGTAAATGTAGCTTTATCATAGGTGATTACCCGCGGGGGATTGAGTACAGAGGAGATATAGATGCCATGAGCTGAATTCATCAATCAACGATATTTCCCGGCGCTATTGGAATATTTCGGCACTAATCAGCCCTGTGGCAGCCTGTTTTTGAGACTGCAAGGTGTGATCTGAATCACACTTAAGCCAAAAATAGCGCCACTTATCAAGCCGGTGAGCGATTCACACCGATATGTTTTCTTCTTAATCATCAATCCACTAAGCCAGCTATTTCCTAAGTCCTTTACCCGCGTAAGGATTTCGTAAGTAAAAATGTCTAATTGTTCCTATTGTTACTGCAAATGATAACGATAATAATCTCATTCGCATTTAGATAAGCTCCGAAAGGCGCATTTAACCCGCCAGATTGTGGGTTTTTCCTCAGGTAACTCCAGGTAAAAGGATCGTGAGATGAAAATCAGGGCGCTATGTTCGCTGATGCCGCTGTTAATGGCAGGCCCACTGTATGCTGAAGAGGCGACTGAAAGCGGCGATGATATGGTTGTCAGCGCCAGCCGTACCGCCAGCGAGAAAAAAGACTCACCGCAGGTCGTCACCATCATTACCAAACAGCAGATCGAGCAGCAGCGACAGATCACCTCTGATACCTCGCAAATTCTCAGTAACCTGCTGCCTTCATTCTCTCCCAGCCGCCAGAAAATGAGCG carries:
- a CDS encoding (R)-mandelonitrile lyase; this translates as MEIIKQGSKPASAGPADYFTGTVEINAPFSTTEPARVGGATVSFSAGARTAWHTHPLGQTLIVTAGQGWVQEWGQEAQAIATGDIVWIRPEVKHWHGAAADSAMTHIAIAEALEGKVVDWLEHVSDEQYQR